One window from the genome of Lonchura striata isolate bLonStr1 chromosome 24, bLonStr1.mat, whole genome shotgun sequence encodes:
- the LOC110470355 gene encoding uncharacterized protein LOC110470355 isoform X1 — protein MLTAPWKCPELEETLKIKPCSELSFPVKIYFCVTILSLLSVIGLTIETLVRQTEEDFTISFIQLVGVVFCVYYVSRGILQENRQELSVFVLSVLLVMLRSIINFSVLPAEQKPKLLWEKLFCSSRSSEAVSVKIWLGPGASLPLLWQCHGVSVPQARFVLILLVGSFDVICALVLIQSQSMMAFRVGGALESLQSQYFMLNLCFSMLTFDLQAQLCLCILLISLHEVTLLHNIISATGVVWGCLKVTVGIIAILKELKPLVWVFLIQNVPEVVYLIYLLYTVIREWGKGSSYTLEAAFITGSCISVTIKSVLFWALVHVYRSFGQGLRERMFSSYGRIDS, from the exons ATAAAACCATGTTCAGAGCTCTCATTCCCTGTGAAGATCTACTTCTGTGTCACTATTTTGTCCCTGCTGAGTGTCATAGGGCTGACCATCGAGACGCTGGTGCGCCAGACTGAGGAGGATTTCACCATTTCCTTTATTCAGTTGGTTGGAGTTG TGTTCTGTGTGTACTACGTGAGCAGGGGCATCCTGCAGGAGAACCGCCAGGAGCTCTCCGTGTTCGTGCTCTCCGTCCTGCTGGTGATGCTGCGCTCCATCATCAACTTCAGCGTGCTCCCTGCTGAGCAGAAGCCAAAACTGCTG TGGGAAAAGTTGTTTTGTTCCAGCAGAAGCTCAGAAGCAGTCTCTGTGAAGATTTGGCTGGGTCCAGGTGCCAGCCTGCCCCTGCTGTGGCAGTGCCACGGTGTCTCTGTGCCCCAGGCCCGGTTTGTGCTGATCCTGCTGGTGGGCTCCTTCGATGTCATCTGCGCCCTCGTCCTCATCCAGAGCCAGTCCATGATGGCATTCCGGGTGGGGGGAGCCCTGGAGAGCCTCCAGTCCCAGTACTTCATGCTCAACCTCTGCTTTTCCATGCTCACTTTTGATCTGCAGGCACAG ctgtgcctgtgcaTCCTCCTGATCAGCCTGCACGAGGTGACGCTGCTGCACAACATCATCTCAGCCACGGGCGTCGTCTGGGGCTGCCTGAAGGTCACCGTGGGCATCATTGCA ATTTTAAAAGAGCTGAAACCTCTGGTGTGGGTTTTCCTGATTCAGAATGTGCCTGAGGTGGTTTATCTCATCTACCTGCTCTACACG GTGATAAGGGAGTGGGGCAAAGGCAGTTCTTACACCCTGGAAGCTGCTTTCATCACTGGCTCCTGCATTTCTGTCACAATAAAATCTGTTCTGTTCTGGGCTCTGGTTCACGTCTACCGTAGCttcgggcaggggctgagggagaGAA TGTTTTCTTCCTATGGAAGGATCGACTCCTGA
- the LOC110470355 gene encoding uncharacterized protein LOC110470355 isoform X2: MDGSGAAAAAGPSLPNLTPRHRQLIPTPCGPIKPCSELSFPVKIYFCVTILSLLSVIGLTIETLVRQTEEDFTISFIQLVGVVFCVYYVSRGILQENRQELSVFVLSVLLVMLRSIINFSVLPAEQKPKLLARFVLILLVGSFDVICALVLIQSQSMMAFRVGGALESLQSQYFMLNLCFSMLTFDLQAQLCLCILLISLHEVTLLHNIISATGVVWGCLKVTVGIIAILKELKPLVWVFLIQNVPEVVYLIYLLYTVIREWGKGSSYTLEAAFITGSCISVTIKSVLFWALVHVYRSFGQGLRERMFSSYGRIDS; the protein is encoded by the exons ATAAAACCATGTTCAGAGCTCTCATTCCCTGTGAAGATCTACTTCTGTGTCACTATTTTGTCCCTGCTGAGTGTCATAGGGCTGACCATCGAGACGCTGGTGCGCCAGACTGAGGAGGATTTCACCATTTCCTTTATTCAGTTGGTTGGAGTTG TGTTCTGTGTGTACTACGTGAGCAGGGGCATCCTGCAGGAGAACCGCCAGGAGCTCTCCGTGTTCGTGCTCTCCGTCCTGCTGGTGATGCTGCGCTCCATCATCAACTTCAGCGTGCTCCCTGCTGAGCAGAAGCCAAAACTGCTG GCCCGGTTTGTGCTGATCCTGCTGGTGGGCTCCTTCGATGTCATCTGCGCCCTCGTCCTCATCCAGAGCCAGTCCATGATGGCATTCCGGGTGGGGGGAGCCCTGGAGAGCCTCCAGTCCCAGTACTTCATGCTCAACCTCTGCTTTTCCATGCTCACTTTTGATCTGCAGGCACAG ctgtgcctgtgcaTCCTCCTGATCAGCCTGCACGAGGTGACGCTGCTGCACAACATCATCTCAGCCACGGGCGTCGTCTGGGGCTGCCTGAAGGTCACCGTGGGCATCATTGCA ATTTTAAAAGAGCTGAAACCTCTGGTGTGGGTTTTCCTGATTCAGAATGTGCCTGAGGTGGTTTATCTCATCTACCTGCTCTACACG GTGATAAGGGAGTGGGGCAAAGGCAGTTCTTACACCCTGGAAGCTGCTTTCATCACTGGCTCCTGCATTTCTGTCACAATAAAATCTGTTCTGTTCTGGGCTCTGGTTCACGTCTACCGTAGCttcgggcaggggctgagggagaGAA TGTTTTCTTCCTATGGAAGGATCGACTCCTGA